One genomic region from Dethiosulfovibrio russensis encodes:
- a CDS encoding SpoIIE family protein phosphatase: MKIKGSIASRLILSTLIGAGCVLLAIVGYGFVHARSTLKQEIISRVEGLAEGTSFKVGRIPLVVETVGRDLAVGLSLSDLSEDDVYSILEGTLRVHPEVSGVCLAFFPQLKNSRLRNWAPFAYRDDGGIHRKNLGGNGYDREIWDWYQLPKELGRPVWTEPYFGVGGSDRLLISYCIPLYDSDGSFMASLACDVSLDWLTDTMTGLRSYDDGYAFLITSAGTVVSHPDRDLIMNETIFSIADAEDSDRLWNIGDSMRKGEYGLVEMVDFTTGEPSWIAYRPVGDMGWSIGIVFPRRALIEPLHDLSKSQLMLGLVGLALLFIVSFVIARSITGPIKSLSVATKLTASGDLESYLPSVTGDDEVAQLARSFASMREDLLAYVEELQETTAAREKMESELNIAHSIQLSLVPRTFPPFPEMEEFDLYALLDPAKEVGGDFYDFFMVDPGHILITVGDVSGKGVPAALFMAVTRTFIRAFAKEGLGPGAILSRLNDEISVDNESCMFVTVFCAVIDLENGDFLYASGGHNPPFLLGDGSVGFLPKVKGPLVGPMSGMVFQEGRSKIEAGETLFLYTDGLTEAMDGYGRLLGEEKSILWLEEMDGISSKDMVLAMRDRTASFVDGAEQSDDITLLAFRFRGPSRRGN, encoded by the coding sequence ATGAAGATTAAGGGGAGTATCGCCTCTAGGCTGATCCTTTCGACCCTTATAGGGGCGGGATGCGTGCTGTTGGCGATAGTCGGCTATGGTTTCGTCCATGCTAGGTCTACGTTGAAACAGGAGATTATCTCCAGGGTGGAGGGACTCGCTGAGGGAACTTCATTTAAAGTAGGTCGGATTCCTCTGGTGGTCGAAACGGTGGGGCGGGATCTGGCCGTCGGTCTTTCTCTTTCCGACCTGTCAGAAGACGACGTATACTCGATATTGGAAGGGACCTTGAGGGTACACCCCGAGGTATCGGGGGTATGTCTTGCATTTTTCCCTCAGTTGAAGAACTCTCGATTGAGGAATTGGGCCCCATTCGCCTACAGGGACGACGGTGGTATCCACAGAAAAAACCTGGGAGGAAACGGTTACGATAGGGAAATCTGGGATTGGTATCAATTGCCTAAAGAACTTGGGCGTCCGGTATGGACCGAGCCCTATTTCGGTGTCGGTGGTAGCGATAGGTTGCTGATATCCTACTGTATTCCCCTCTACGATTCCGACGGTTCCTTTATGGCCTCTCTGGCCTGCGATGTCTCACTGGACTGGCTCACGGATACGATGACCGGACTTCGGTCCTATGACGACGGATACGCTTTTCTGATCACCTCTGCAGGGACGGTGGTCTCTCATCCCGACAGGGATCTCATCATGAACGAGACTATCTTCAGCATCGCCGATGCCGAAGATAGTGATCGACTTTGGAATATCGGAGACAGCATGAGAAAGGGTGAGTATGGGCTTGTCGAAATGGTGGATTTTACCACTGGAGAGCCCAGCTGGATTGCCTATCGTCCAGTCGGCGATATGGGGTGGTCCATCGGGATAGTCTTTCCCCGTAGGGCCCTCATCGAACCCCTTCACGACCTAAGTAAGTCGCAGCTTATGCTGGGACTTGTCGGTTTAGCGTTGTTGTTCATTGTATCCTTCGTTATCGCAAGGTCGATAACCGGTCCTATAAAAAGCCTGAGCGTCGCCACGAAACTGACCGCATCGGGCGATCTCGAGTCGTATCTGCCATCCGTGACCGGAGACGATGAGGTTGCTCAGCTGGCCCGGTCCTTCGCCTCCATGAGGGAGGATCTTCTCGCCTATGTTGAGGAGCTTCAGGAGACTACCGCCGCCAGGGAAAAGATGGAGAGCGAGCTGAACATCGCCCATTCGATTCAGTTGAGCCTTGTTCCCAGGACCTTTCCGCCCTTTCCCGAAATGGAGGAATTCGACCTTTATGCCCTTTTGGACCCTGCTAAGGAGGTCGGAGGGGATTTCTACGATTTCTTCATGGTCGATCCCGGACACATATTGATAACGGTAGGGGACGTTTCTGGGAAAGGTGTTCCTGCAGCTCTTTTCATGGCGGTGACGAGGACCTTTATAAGGGCCTTCGCCAAGGAGGGGTTGGGGCCCGGAGCCATTTTATCGAGGTTGAACGACGAGATATCTGTGGACAACGAGTCCTGTATGTTCGTCACTGTTTTCTGTGCGGTTATAGACCTGGAAAACGGGGATTTTCTATACGCTTCCGGCGGTCACAACCCTCCATTTCTTCTAGGTGACGGATCCGTGGGCTTCCTTCCTAAGGTCAAAGGACCTCTGGTAGGGCCAATGTCTGGAATGGTCTTCCAAGAGGGGAGGTCCAAAATCGAGGCTGGAGAGACGCTTTTTCTGTACACAGACGGTCTTACCGAGGCGATGGACGGATACGGAAGGCTTCTGGGGGAGGAGAAGTCGATCCTATGGTTGGAGGAGATGGACGGCATCTCCAGCAAGGATATGGTCCTGGCCATGAGGGACAGAACAGCATCGTTCGTCGATGGAGCAGAACAGTCGGACGACATAACCTTGCTGGCCTTTCGTTTCAGAGGTCCGAGCCGTCGGGGAAACTAG
- the nrdD gene encoding anaerobic ribonucleoside-triphosphate reductase → MEKGKTRCEVYSRVVGFLSPVSQWNKGKKEEFKDRITFDESTGNDLSKNS, encoded by the coding sequence ATGGAAAAAGGCAAGACGAGATGCGAGGTCTATTCGCGGGTCGTGGGTTTTCTCTCCCCGGTATCCCAGTGGAACAAAGGTAAAAAAGAGGAGTTCAAAGACAGAATCACCTTTGACGAATCGACCGGCAACGACCTATCGAAAAATAGTTAG
- a CDS encoding endonuclease/exonuclease/phosphatase family protein produces MAITLGIMALLILAEPSWSLTIATFNMEYFSISGPRGYSRSERSLLAQKIEASGAEIVALQEIEGDETMRTFVSEDLPGWSYGGNDTQGKQDLYFIWKTDKIRSIKTPRPRMVDERINWKGSIHKLFQRPPLEGTFEEITTGTTFSAINVHLQSLGTRGNENRLEAVATNNGIRQAQILSLGVLSEGHDDPLFILGDFNTTEPTPAPFPTLKLEEGHSYDDLQCTIDHIGYVNISPESNWKLKELETSIPERSRAGRQHPDHDMVILSMPSFPDGSDL; encoded by the coding sequence ATGGCGATAACGCTCGGGATCATGGCTCTTCTTATCCTAGCCGAACCATCTTGGAGTCTTACGATAGCGACATTCAACATGGAGTACTTTTCAATCTCCGGCCCAAGGGGTTATTCCCGATCGGAACGATCCCTGTTGGCCCAAAAAATAGAGGCATCCGGAGCGGAGATAGTGGCGCTCCAGGAGATAGAGGGAGACGAGACGATGAGGACCTTCGTCTCCGAGGATCTGCCGGGATGGAGCTACGGAGGAAACGATACGCAAGGCAAACAGGATCTGTATTTTATATGGAAAACGGACAAAATAAGATCGATAAAAACTCCCCGACCACGCATGGTCGACGAGAGGATAAATTGGAAGGGAAGCATACATAAACTATTCCAGAGACCTCCTCTCGAGGGGACCTTCGAGGAGATAACCACCGGGACTACCTTCTCCGCCATAAACGTCCACCTCCAGAGCCTCGGCACCAGGGGAAATGAAAATAGGCTCGAAGCGGTAGCGACAAACAACGGCATACGTCAGGCTCAGATACTCAGTCTGGGTGTCCTATCGGAAGGACACGACGATCCCCTCTTTATATTGGGAGATTTCAACACGACCGAACCGACCCCGGCACCGTTCCCCACGTTAAAGCTCGAGGAAGGCCACAGCTACGACGACCTGCAATGCACCATAGACCACATAGGCTATGTAAATATCTCGCCGGAATCGAACTGGAAACTGAAGGAGCTGGAGACTTCTATCCCCGAAAGATCGAGAGCGGGACGTCAACATCCGGACCACGACATGGTGATCCTGTCCATGCCTAGTTTCCCCGACGGCTCGGACCTCTGA
- a CDS encoding ABC transporter substrate-binding protein, producing MMLRILSSFFCLILLPSLCWGSEFFMTGVRLDLQWYPQSQFAGYYVAYEKGMYLRRGLNVFVYRGGPDRDPMEALRRREADFVTAFLTGAMVYREGGLPLVNLAQVVNEGNLLLVAQKKDGISEIFDLDEKRISMWGDHFSGAYRGFFTAHCISPEIVPQFYSIDLFLRGGVVACSAMSYNEYGKILQAGYRQEDLTVISLKDEGFGFPEDGIYCLESTLKDHPTVCRDFVRASLEGWRYAAEHPEEAVDIVMKYAKRAKVPVNRVHMRRMLDAILPSIVPDSSDLWSFGRLSMSDYLDTAFMMEERGLIGEVVPFEDFVKTVFEDED from the coding sequence ATGATGCTGCGTATCCTTTCGTCCTTTTTCTGCCTGATCCTTCTGCCCTCGCTATGTTGGGGCAGCGAATTCTTCATGACCGGAGTAAGACTCGATCTTCAATGGTACCCTCAGTCCCAGTTCGCGGGGTATTACGTGGCCTACGAGAAGGGGATGTACCTCCGAAGAGGGCTGAACGTCTTCGTCTACAGAGGAGGTCCGGACAGAGACCCCATGGAGGCGTTGAGGCGCAGAGAGGCCGATTTTGTGACAGCCTTTCTCACCGGTGCCATGGTCTATCGGGAAGGGGGGCTTCCTCTCGTCAATTTGGCACAGGTGGTCAACGAGGGCAATCTACTGCTCGTGGCCCAAAAGAAAGACGGCATCTCCGAGATCTTCGATCTGGATGAAAAGAGGATAAGCATGTGGGGAGACCACTTTTCCGGCGCCTACAGGGGATTTTTCACCGCTCACTGCATATCTCCCGAGATAGTTCCTCAGTTCTATTCGATAGACCTGTTCCTCCGGGGAGGGGTCGTCGCCTGTTCCGCCATGAGCTACAACGAATACGGCAAGATCCTTCAGGCCGGATATCGCCAGGAGGACCTGACGGTCATATCCTTAAAAGACGAGGGATTCGGATTCCCCGAGGACGGCATATACTGTCTCGAGTCCACCTTGAAGGATCATCCTACCGTCTGTCGTGATTTTGTAAGGGCCTCTTTGGAGGGGTGGAGATACGCCGCGGAACATCCGGAGGAAGCTGTGGATATAGTGATGAAATATGCGAAAAGAGCCAAGGTCCCGGTTAACAGGGTTCATATGAGGCGGATGCTGGATGCGATCCTGCCGTCCATAGTGCCTGATTCGTCCGACCTTTGGTCCTTCGGCCGACTGTCCATGTCCGATTACCTTGACACGGCTTTCATGATGGAGGAGAGAGGCCTTATCGGAGAGGTTGTCCCTTTCGAAGATTTCGTGAAGACGGTGTTCGAAGATGAAGATTAA
- a CDS encoding STAS domain-containing protein, translating into MKVDCVDVPKGRVVEVSGRLDTLTAPGFESSALALLGDGIGAMVIDLSELEYISSAGLRSILAVAKKASTDGTTVSLCAMKGVVEEVFSISGFDSFLPVYSTRDEALEAM; encoded by the coding sequence ATGAAGGTCGATTGCGTGGATGTCCCGAAGGGAAGGGTGGTAGAGGTGTCTGGAAGATTGGATACCCTTACCGCACCCGGTTTCGAGAGTTCCGCCTTGGCCCTGTTGGGCGATGGTATCGGGGCCATGGTCATAGATCTGTCGGAGTTGGAGTATATCAGCAGTGCCGGACTCCGTAGCATCCTTGCTGTAGCTAAAAAAGCCTCAACGGATGGGACCACCGTGTCCCTCTGTGCCATGAAGGGAGTGGTCGAGGAGGTCTTCTCTATATCCGGTTTCGACAGTTTTCTACCGGTATATTCCACCAGAGACGAAGCTTTAGAGGCCATGTGA
- a CDS encoding anaerobic ribonucleoside-triphosphate reductase activating protein — translation MIIGGIRKTTLIDYPGRIASMIFTVGCTFACPWCHNGALLDQGDGLDEKDIFDFLRRRRKIIDGLVISGGEPTVHEDLPRFISEVRKMGILIKLDTNGSLPDRLEPLLDEKLVDYVAMDVKAPLEDYATVAGVGGFEDAIVRSIEIIMKKALDYEFRTTFVPGLHDESSAEGIGRMVRGAKIHYLQYFRPVGTILDPEYRDKRRCTEEELDRYSDIIGRYVEKAVCRI, via the coding sequence TTGATAATCGGAGGTATAAGGAAAACCACACTGATCGACTATCCCGGACGGATAGCCTCTATGATATTCACCGTAGGCTGTACCTTTGCCTGCCCATGGTGTCATAACGGAGCCCTTCTCGACCAAGGGGACGGGCTGGACGAGAAAGATATATTCGACTTCCTGAGACGCAGAAGAAAAATCATAGACGGCCTGGTTATCTCCGGCGGAGAACCGACAGTCCACGAAGATCTGCCCCGATTTATATCGGAGGTCAGGAAGATGGGGATCTTGATAAAATTGGACACTAACGGCAGTCTGCCAGATCGCCTAGAGCCCCTGTTGGACGAAAAACTGGTCGACTACGTCGCAATGGACGTAAAAGCTCCTCTGGAGGACTACGCCACCGTGGCGGGCGTCGGAGGGTTCGAGGATGCGATAGTCCGCAGCATAGAGATAATCATGAAAAAAGCTCTAGATTATGAGTTCAGAACGACCTTCGTTCCGGGGTTACACGACGAGAGCTCGGCGGAAGGGATTGGCCGAATGGTAAGGGGAGCAAAAATTCACTATTTACAGTATTTCAGGCCTGTAGGAACGATCCTAGACCCCGAATACAGGGACAAAAGAAGATGCACCGAGGAAGAGCTCGATAGATACTCCGACATAATCGGACGATACGTGGAGAAAGCGGTATGCAGAATCTGA
- a CDS encoding alanine racemase → MSDIRSFSIADTPSLMVDIEVMEGNLDDMQRKADSFGVKLRPHVKTHRSVALAKMQIERGASGITVAKLTEADVMAEGGVDDIFVANEIVGNIKLERLAEIRRKVRRMAVAVDHMDHISILNGRFKDPDRPLEVLLDVNTGDPRTGVEPGPEALDLARSVWESPGLSLRGIYTHDGQSYDVEGWEGIIEVNRNSQQAVIDLAKTIKDHGISCEEVSVGSTPSLLLGEILPGVTEIRPGTYIFMDADQANVLGSYDRCALSVFATVISRPTRDRVVLDAGTKALTYYVQDKGICRTPGHGVLKRYPSIHLNRKSDEHSSFDIPSDMDVDFHIGERLEIIPNHACPTVNLYDSIYGVKGGEVVALWPVSCRGCSR, encoded by the coding sequence GTGAGCGATATAAGAAGTTTTTCTATAGCCGATACGCCGTCCCTGATGGTGGATATCGAGGTCATGGAGGGAAATTTAGATGACATGCAGAGGAAAGCCGATTCCTTCGGCGTCAAGTTGAGACCTCACGTCAAGACTCATAGGTCTGTGGCTCTGGCAAAGATGCAGATCGAAAGAGGGGCTTCGGGGATAACTGTGGCGAAGCTTACGGAGGCGGATGTGATGGCCGAAGGAGGTGTGGACGATATCTTTGTGGCCAACGAGATAGTGGGGAATATCAAGCTGGAGCGACTGGCTGAAATTCGGAGAAAGGTCCGTAGAATGGCCGTGGCGGTGGATCACATGGATCATATATCGATACTGAACGGCAGGTTCAAAGACCCCGACCGTCCATTGGAGGTCCTGCTGGACGTAAATACGGGTGATCCCAGAACAGGAGTTGAGCCAGGACCTGAGGCCTTGGACTTGGCGAGATCCGTGTGGGAGAGCCCAGGCCTCTCTCTCAGGGGTATATATACCCATGACGGTCAGAGCTACGATGTGGAAGGGTGGGAAGGGATAATAGAGGTCAACCGGAACAGCCAGCAGGCCGTGATCGATCTGGCCAAGACCATCAAGGATCATGGGATCTCCTGCGAGGAGGTCAGCGTCGGATCCACTCCCTCGTTGCTGCTGGGGGAGATACTGCCCGGGGTGACGGAGATAAGGCCCGGAACCTATATATTTATGGACGCCGATCAGGCCAACGTCTTGGGATCCTACGATCGCTGTGCTCTCTCGGTATTCGCCACCGTGATAAGTCGTCCAACCAGGGATCGAGTGGTTCTGGATGCGGGTACGAAGGCCCTGACCTATTATGTCCAAGATAAGGGAATATGCAGGACTCCGGGACATGGAGTGTTGAAAAGGTATCCCTCGATCCACCTGAACAGGAAGTCCGACGAACACAGCTCATTCGATATACCCTCCGATATGGACGTCGATTTCCACATAGGGGAAAGACTGGAGATAATACCTAATCACGCCTGTCCCACGGTCAATCTCTACGATTCCATCTACGGTGTCAAGGGTGGCGAGGTCGTCGCCCTGTGGCCGGTTTCATGCAGGGGGTGTTCCAGATGA
- a CDS encoding glycosyltransferase family 4 protein, which yields MRKNLKILHVLSQLPEYTGSGHYVQALLAESAKKGHRCFLLSAGIDRWNLGGKDLPYIEEKNQVVVPFESRRLPFPIPGMSDVMPYEHSRFGDLTDRQMELYEEVFREALIHSVKTFAPDLIHCHHLWLLTSMTRLLFPEIPVVATSHGSDLRQMRNLPRFKGEVLEGCSKLNRVLSLSSPQKDEIRDIYGITSERISIVGGGYRSDLFTPQEKPEVPPVTLLYGGKISSEKGIPWLARSLGKVHLPWRLVVAGKGTGQDGKRCVDMIKALGSKVQLVGQVPPSKMAALMGKSHLFVLPSLHEGLPLVLLEALACGCRVVATALPGVLEMAEGIAPSTLETVPMKVSPDTVWNPDQESLSDMALAIERQIGRALSGEYPSIPLEKLKNYTWESVFEKTEKAYFTALEETSPL from the coding sequence ATGAGAAAGAATCTCAAAATTCTTCACGTGTTATCGCAACTACCGGAATACACCGGAAGCGGACATTACGTTCAGGCTCTTTTGGCCGAAAGTGCAAAAAAAGGACATCGATGCTTTCTCCTGTCGGCAGGAATCGATCGATGGAATCTGGGAGGGAAAGATCTTCCCTACATCGAGGAGAAAAATCAAGTCGTCGTACCTTTCGAATCAAGACGACTTCCGTTTCCGATACCCGGCATGAGCGATGTCATGCCCTATGAACACAGTAGATTTGGAGATCTTACGGATAGACAGATGGAGCTTTACGAAGAGGTCTTCCGAGAAGCTCTGATCCACAGCGTAAAAACGTTCGCCCCGGACCTGATACACTGCCACCATCTATGGCTGTTGACGTCCATGACAAGGCTTCTTTTTCCGGAAATTCCTGTAGTCGCCACCAGCCACGGAAGCGATCTGAGACAGATGAGAAACCTCCCGCGTTTCAAGGGGGAGGTCCTTGAAGGTTGTTCTAAATTGAACAGGGTTCTGTCGCTGAGCTCACCTCAAAAGGATGAAATACGGGATATATACGGCATCACCTCCGAGCGAATATCGATCGTTGGAGGAGGATACCGCTCCGACCTATTCACTCCGCAGGAAAAACCGGAAGTTCCTCCCGTTACCCTTCTCTACGGCGGAAAAATCTCGTCGGAAAAGGGGATACCCTGGCTGGCTCGATCTCTCGGAAAAGTTCACCTCCCCTGGAGGCTTGTCGTTGCGGGAAAGGGAACGGGGCAGGACGGCAAAAGGTGCGTCGATATGATCAAGGCCCTTGGCTCCAAGGTCCAACTGGTGGGGCAAGTACCCCCGTCTAAAATGGCTGCTTTGATGGGAAAATCCCACTTATTCGTCCTGCCGTCCCTTCACGAGGGTCTGCCCCTGGTACTGCTGGAGGCCCTGGCCTGCGGATGTAGAGTCGTCGCCACAGCCCTGCCGGGAGTTCTGGAAATGGCGGAGGGAATCGCACCCTCTACCCTGGAGACCGTGCCTATGAAAGTATCGCCCGACACCGTGTGGAACCCTGACCAGGAATCGCTATCCGACATGGCGTTAGCCATAGAGAGACAGATTGGAAGAGCTCTGAGCGGAGAATATCCGTCCATACCCCTGGAAAAACTGAAAAACTACACATGGGAATCGGTCTTCGAAAAAACAGAAAAAGCTTATTTTACGGCCCTGGAGGAAACTTCCCCGCTATAG
- a CDS encoding ribonucleoside triphosphate reductase, whose protein sequence is MVGYIRKRDGREVPFEKDRIRKAVMKAAAAVNIHDQKIGEAVTRQAESYLDIFFNHEGSPSVEQVQDLVEKILIEKGHADIAKAYILYRQQHSRLRDTRQLLGGAVEMVGQYLHKLDWKVNENSNMSYSLQGLNNYIASEITAQYWLNEIYPPSIREHHVSGDFHIHDLSNLSVYCCGWDLQDLLINGFTGVSTKIGSRPPKHFRSALGQIVNFFYTLQGEAAGAQAFSNFDTYLAPFVQADGLSYKDVRQALQEFVFNLNVPTRVGFQTPFTNITMDLTPPSSLRDLPAIIGGRLCDRKLGDFQREMDMINRAFADVMLDGDARGKVFTFPIPTYNITTEFDWDNETLEPIWEMTAKYGIPYFSNFINSDMSPDDARSMCCRLRLDNRELRKRGGGLFGSNPMTGSIGVVTLNMARIGYLAKDEDDFTKRVYDLMNSARESLEIKRKVLESLTESNLYPYSKFYLRTVKEDSGKYWNNHFNTVGLNGMNEAMLNFLGKDLTDSEAIECSRRIMNAMKDRMADYQADKESLYNLEATPAEGVTYRFAKADRDLFGSRIKCANHQSTLAGADPYYTNSSQLPVNATDDIFDALDLQDELQTVYTGGTVFHGFLGERLPNGDGAKKLVRKIAENYRLPYFTVTPTFSVCPIHGYIAGEHEFCPLCAAEAEAEREKEEVILS, encoded by the coding sequence ATGGTCGGGTACATTCGCAAAAGAGACGGCAGAGAGGTCCCTTTCGAGAAAGATCGGATCCGCAAGGCCGTCATGAAGGCCGCTGCAGCCGTCAACATACATGACCAGAAAATCGGAGAGGCGGTGACCCGACAGGCCGAGTCGTACCTGGACATATTCTTCAACCATGAAGGATCTCCTTCGGTAGAACAGGTGCAGGACCTGGTCGAGAAGATCCTCATAGAAAAGGGACACGCTGATATAGCCAAGGCCTACATTCTCTACAGACAACAGCACTCCAGATTGAGAGATACCAGACAGCTTCTGGGGGGAGCAGTAGAAATGGTCGGCCAGTACCTGCATAAACTGGACTGGAAAGTGAACGAGAACAGCAACATGAGCTACTCCCTCCAGGGACTCAACAACTATATAGCCTCGGAGATCACCGCCCAGTACTGGCTCAACGAGATCTACCCGCCCTCCATAAGGGAACATCACGTATCGGGAGATTTCCACATTCACGACCTGAGCAACCTATCGGTATACTGTTGCGGATGGGATCTACAGGACCTTCTGATAAACGGATTCACCGGAGTGAGCACCAAGATAGGGAGCCGCCCTCCCAAACATTTCAGGAGCGCTCTAGGACAGATAGTCAATTTCTTCTACACCTTACAGGGTGAGGCCGCAGGAGCTCAGGCTTTCTCCAACTTCGACACCTACCTAGCCCCGTTCGTACAGGCCGACGGACTGTCCTACAAAGACGTGAGGCAAGCGTTGCAGGAATTCGTCTTCAACCTCAACGTTCCCACCAGAGTAGGGTTCCAGACGCCTTTTACCAACATAACCATGGACCTCACTCCTCCAAGCTCCTTGAGGGACCTCCCCGCTATAATAGGAGGACGTCTCTGCGACAGAAAACTGGGGGATTTTCAGAGGGAGATGGACATGATAAACCGGGCCTTCGCCGATGTAATGCTGGACGGCGACGCCAGGGGTAAGGTATTCACCTTCCCCATACCCACCTATAACATAACCACCGAGTTCGACTGGGACAACGAAACGCTGGAGCCGATATGGGAGATGACCGCCAAGTACGGCATTCCCTACTTCTCAAACTTCATAAACTCGGACATGAGTCCCGACGACGCCAGGTCGATGTGTTGCAGACTCAGACTGGACAACAGAGAGCTTCGCAAAAGGGGAGGTGGTCTCTTCGGCTCCAACCCCATGACGGGATCCATAGGGGTGGTCACGTTGAACATGGCCAGAATAGGCTACCTGGCAAAGGACGAAGACGACTTCACGAAGCGGGTATACGACCTGATGAACTCGGCCAGGGAGAGTCTGGAGATAAAGAGGAAGGTGCTGGAAAGCCTCACCGAATCCAACCTGTACCCCTACTCCAAGTTCTATCTCAGAACGGTAAAGGAGGACTCGGGGAAATACTGGAACAACCACTTCAACACCGTAGGGCTCAACGGGATGAACGAGGCCATGCTGAACTTCCTTGGGAAGGACCTCACCGACAGTGAAGCGATCGAATGTTCGAGGAGAATAATGAACGCCATGAAGGACAGAATGGCCGATTATCAAGCAGATAAAGAGTCTCTGTACAACCTGGAGGCGACCCCGGCGGAAGGGGTGACCTATCGATTTGCCAAGGCAGACAGAGACCTGTTCGGAAGCAGGATAAAATGCGCCAATCACCAGTCGACCTTGGCAGGAGCCGATCCTTACTACACGAACTCGTCCCAACTACCGGTAAACGCCACGGACGACATATTCGACGCCCTGGACCTCCAGGACGAGCTCCAGACCGTCTACACCGGGGGAACCGTATTCCACGGATTCCTGGGAGAGAGACTCCCGAACGGAGATGGAGCGAAAAAACTTGTACGTAAGATCGCCGAGAACTACAGACTACCCTATTTCACCGTCACGCCGACCTTCAGCGTCTGTCCGATACACGGCTATATAGCGGGAGAACACGAGTTTTGCCCCCTCTGTGCAGCTGAAGCCGAGGCCGAAAGAGAGAAAGAAGAAGTGATTTTGTCTTGA
- a CDS encoding ATP-binding protein, with the protein MEWRERRFAAEAGSLEDIRAFVLPCLADIPKKRKMHVELALEETVVNICSYAYEVPPGELIVRISDEGDRYFLEFEDRGVPFDPLSSGDPDVSAPMEERGQGGLGILLIRRVMDEAHYSRENGVNRLRLVVKKT; encoded by the coding sequence ATGGAATGGCGAGAGCGTCGTTTTGCCGCTGAGGCGGGCAGTCTGGAGGACATAAGGGCGTTCGTTCTGCCCTGTCTTGCCGACATACCGAAGAAGCGGAAAATGCACGTAGAGCTGGCGTTGGAGGAGACGGTCGTCAACATCTGTTCCTATGCTTACGAGGTTCCGCCGGGGGAGCTTATTGTCAGGATATCGGACGAAGGAGACCGTTATTTTCTGGAGTTCGAGGATCGAGGGGTTCCCTTCGATCCTCTCTCTTCCGGCGATCCAGACGTAAGTGCTCCTATGGAGGAAAGGGGGCAGGGAGGGCTTGGCATACTGTTGATTCGCAGGGTGATGGACGAGGCCCACTATAGCCGGGAAAACGGCGTCAATAGACTCAGATTGGTAGTTAAAAAGACATGA